The window TGGATGAGTTGGTCGACTTGTTGTTTGGTTTCTTTTCACACAGAAAAAGTTCAACAGGAACCAAAATGCATTCGGTCATGTGAGAACGTCCTCTCTTCTCATTGGTTAGATGTGTCTGTCAACACaggaagtagggatgcaccgataccagtatcggatcCGATACTTTATTCCGCCGTCTTAAGTCCCGAGTCAGaccttcattcattcactcacccACATCCCAGCATGCAAAGCGCACTACGGAAGCCGTTTAGCTCAAACCTGCAGAGTTCGCCTCGTAGTTTTGGGTCAGACTGAGATCGGTTCCCACAACAAACCGGACTGACACCACTTCCTCTAACGGGTCTGTGTGGTTGTTTCGGTCGACTCAAATCTGCCGAGACAAATCGTACCAAGGAGGAAAACCAACCGGGCTAAATAACGCAGGTCAACACAGTCCGGTTCCAATGAGCTGACCACATCTAGTGTTTGAATAAGGGGGGCGGCCTCACTTCCCCCAACATGCATCACTGTgaagaagacagggaggaaaaaagaCGGACTGCCACTAGTGTGCACTACCGTTCCAGTAAAGGCACCAATCACAGAGCACATTGGACGTAAAGCCGAACTATAactgaaggaaagaggaaggagagtTTGAATCAGGGTGGAGTCAAACTCACCAAACAAACGATCAGGAATCAGAGCTGTGCTCACTAACTACAACATGGAAAACTCAGAGACTTTAGTATTCTGGGAAACAAGCTAGAAAACGTTCCAACGCTCTGAAGCGCTGACAGACACGTCACTCCAAGAAGAAGCTGAACTGGGCGTCCGCCTCCAAAAGTTTCCTCCGTCAAATTTGTACTTCTTAAGATAACCGAAGACACCCTGTTAACATTTGAAATTGGGTGCTGACACTTCGTCAGTTTctcaatcgtactcgggcaccttggcggaggtctgcgctctccgagtgccatccTAGTTTAATGTATGTGTTCATTATAATGAAGGTGTCTGTACACTTTAATTATCAGCAGATATCAACCCACCAGTCCACAAATGGACTCTCCCAAACATTGATTGGCTCTAAGGTGGCAGACTTAATGCTCCAAACGCCTTAAGAAGTTAAAAATGGACGTGTTAACGGGGTATTTTCTGGCGTCTTAAGCAGTACAAGTTTGACATTTATTTCAGACTCTGAAGGTGTGGACATCCTCAAACAAACAGAAGCAACAGATGATTGGTTCCCTGAGGACGCACCAGTTTGGATTCTCTTGGAGTTGGCGGTCGGTCCTACCgtgcgttcacactgtgagCAACACAATCATGAACCCAACAGGTTTTCTAGACCGGCCTGTTGACCCGTGGTCCGGAGATGAGTCCAAAAACAGGGAAATAAACATCACAGTCTCTTAAATCTGATCGACTTTGGTACATTCTAGTGCTAAAACCATTAACAGATTAGTTACTCACAGAACTCCTACAATGAGAGAATCTCAAGTTTTATTTCTTTGGGTTTTTGGGACAGCTTAAAGCAGCTAAAGATGTTCATCCTGTATTTAACACCCCAGCTtctttataaatattaatattaatatacatcTAGTTAGCTATTTAGCTGGTTAGCTGAGACCGCAGCTTGATCGTTTCCCGCTTAATGTGATTGTTTCAACAACAGATTCTGACTTTTATCAGGTGACAGAAAGAAACCTCCTGATTGTAAGCTGTGAAAATGTAACACACGTGTGCTTAAAGTCTTTTTTATCAAAGTAGAAAGCTGCAGACTGCTGCACAGCCGCCGTCCGAGTCATAACAGAGCGACCGATCATCAGCCCCGCTGCTCGCAGTGTGAACGCCCGTTTAGGTTATGCATATACTTTAAAAGTGCAGATTAAAAAGGTGTCTTTTTGGTGTTCAAGTGCATACATTTGTTCTCACATTTATGGCTTTTTTTAGTAACAATAGTATAAAtgcagaggaggttctggagcGCTCCTATAGTCTCTTGGTGTGCTTGGAGTTATAGTGGCTCCTCATGTCTTTTCGGAGGCGAAACTTCTCGCCACAGACGCCGCAGATGTACAGGTGGACGTCCATGTGTTTCTCCAGCTGTTCTCCGCCGGGGAAGATCTGGAAACACACCTGGCAGATGGTTTCCCCGGCCGACAGGTGGGAGATCATGTGCCGGACGTGGTCGTGTTTGAGGAAGGTTCCCTGGTCGCAGACCGGGCACACGTAGCGCGCCATGCCTTTGTGCATGTCGGTGTGCAGCCTGAGCTGGCGCTCCCGCAGGAACTGCTTCCCGCAGGTCTGACAGGTGAACTGCTTCTCCTTGGTGTGGACGGTGTAGTGCTCCCGCAGGTGGCAGCGCTGATAGAAGCCTTTGCCGCAGATGCTGCAGAAGTGTTTGCGGCGGTGATCTGGTTCGCCgccctcctccagcagcacggGGCGGAAAAGCTCCTGGTCGTGGCAGGACAAGGCGTGCTCCAGCGCCAAGCTCTCGTTCTGGAACAGCATGCCGCAGTGAGGGCAGGCCAGGTCGGCCGCCTCCAGCAGGCCCTCCTCCATCCCCTGCGGCTCCTCCAGCAGGGAGGCTTCGTCCTCCCCGTGGGAGTCCGAGTCGCCGCCTTGGGATTCGCCACAGCGCTCTGCGTGCTCCTGGAGCTGGCGGCCTTTAATCAGCACCTGGCCACACCTCCCACAGGCACATATATGACCCATGTGGCTGGACAGGTAGTGGGCCGACTTGTCCTCCTCCGTTAACGGAGCGCCACACAGTTCACACGGGGCACAGTCGGCGTCCTGCTTCTCGTCTTTGACCTTACGAAGCTTCGCCGGGATTCCTGAATCTTCACCGCCGGACATGTGGCCTTCAAAAGGTTCACTGCTGTTATCCATACCGGAGACGCCGGGCTCTGGTTCGCGGTCCGATCCAGTTTTCTCCCTCCGCAAGTCTTTACGTGTGGCGTCACTGAAACGTGCTCTACATTCTCTGGTGGCGTGCTCACCGACCCGGACCACCTCTATCTCGGGGAATGTGCCTTCTTCTGGTTCTGTCTTGATGGAGATGCTCCTGGTGGACCCAGGCTCACCGTCTGTCCCGGCTGCCACCGACCTGATGGTGAGGTCAGAGTCGGCCTTGGCTTCGGGCCAGTCGTCCTCGCCTTTACAGACGACCCTGTGCTCCTCTATGCTCTCAGAGGCGGAGCTCTCAGCTTTACTGGAGTCATTGTCCCCTTCGGCGCTACCTCTCGGCTGATGGAAGGCCTTCCGGTTGGTGCATGTCAGGATGTGTTCGATTAAAAGCTTCTCGCAGCTGAAGACGAAGCCGCAGTCGTCGCAGGTGTAGGTACGGCCGAACCGAGGACGGTCTTTGAGAGCCGAACTCCTGCCGCTGGGCCTCTTTCTCAAGTCACACGGCTGATCGCCTATTCCGTCCACCAGCTGCGGTGCCACTATCAGAGGAGCGGTCACCACCTCGTCTGCCACCGCCACCGCAACCGCCACCGCCGCTCTGCTGACGGTCGCTGGAACAGCTGGGCGCCCAGCGGTGCTGTTGACAGCTTTTGGTAATGGCTCTGCTTCCGTTGCAGCGGGCCTCTGCTGCTCGTACATGCGGACTCCAAACATCATTTTCCCGTTGGTGGGGCCGGTGGAGGAGCTGGacgaggaggaggcggaggaggacgGCGTGAGGTTGGAGCTCCTGAGGTCCCTGAGATCCTCCAACGAGTCAGGGATGTAGTACATCTGCAGGTACGCCATGGAGGCCTTGAGCTCCTCAAACTCGTAGCTCCCCACGACGATGCGTCCGAGGTACATGAGCTGCAGGATGAGGTCAAAGCACTCGGCGCTGATCTGCATGTTGCTGAGGTCCAGACGCCCCGCCCCCTGCTGGTCCCGGATGAACATCATCCTGAAGTAGGAGCTGCAGGCCGCCAGGACGGCCTTGTGCGCCCTGAAGTAGATGTCCCCGATGGCGATGAGGCAGTCGCACAGGAAGCCCCACTCCCGCTGGTTGTTGAGCTGCTGGAGGACATGATCGCTGTGGCTGGGCCTCGCCATCGCCCTGCAGACAACACAGGAAGGCAAGAGCGGAGAAATTAAACGGCTGCATTCTTCCTCTGTGGTCGCAGAGGATTTCATAACGTTTGGCTGGTTGCTCAGCGAGGCAGGACCAGCGATGACTCAACATCAGACTGGAATAATTAAGACATCTGACTCCACTCATT is drawn from Sebastes umbrosus isolate fSebUmb1 chromosome 18, fSebUmb1.pri, whole genome shotgun sequence and contains these coding sequences:
- the zbtb1 gene encoding zinc finger and BTB domain-containing protein 1; amino-acid sequence: MARPSHSDHVLQQLNNQREWGFLCDCLIAIGDIYFRAHKAVLAACSSYFRMMFIRDQQGAGRLDLSNMQISAECFDLILQLMYLGRIVVGSYEFEELKASMAYLQMYYIPDSLEDLRDLRSSNLTPSSSASSSSSSSTGPTNGKMMFGVRMYEQQRPAATEAEPLPKAVNSTAGRPAVPATVSRAAVAVAVAVADEVVTAPLIVAPQLVDGIGDQPCDLRKRPSGRSSALKDRPRFGRTYTCDDCGFVFSCEKLLIEHILTCTNRKAFHQPRGSAEGDNDSSKAESSASESIEEHRVVCKGEDDWPEAKADSDLTIRSVAAGTDGEPGSTRSISIKTEPEEGTFPEIEVVRVGEHATRECRARFSDATRKDLRREKTGSDREPEPGVSGMDNSSEPFEGHMSGGEDSGIPAKLRKVKDEKQDADCAPCELCGAPLTEEDKSAHYLSSHMGHICACGRCGQVLIKGRQLQEHAERCGESQGGDSDSHGEDEASLLEEPQGMEEGLLEAADLACPHCGMLFQNESLALEHALSCHDQELFRPVLLEEGGEPDHRRKHFCSICGKGFYQRCHLREHYTVHTKEKQFTCQTCGKQFLRERQLRLHTDMHKGMARYVCPVCDQGTFLKHDHVRHMISHLSAGETICQVCFQIFPGGEQLEKHMDVHLYICGVCGEKFRLRKDMRSHYNSKHTKRL